CCAATATTGGTACTGGTACCGTAACGGCAACAGGAAAAGATTTGGCGAAGTATGTTTCTCGGGCCTTTCAAGAGGTTTACGGGCGCCTGCCAAAACCAGCGGAAAAAGCGTGGTGGGCAACGCGCGCGGTTTGTGGCGGTTTCAAAAAATATTCGGACATGATTGGTTCAATGAAGTTTCATAAAGCAAGTAAAGTGACGATGGGAGCCGGTGGTAAGGAACAGTTTTGTGCACCAAAGTCTACCTCCGAAACCGTTGGTTTGAATAGTAATTTGGGAATAAGTGGTAATAAGTCCGGGCCGTTCGTGCGAATTGGCGTTTATTTGGCGCCAAAATATGTCACTATCGGCTCATCAAATAAGTTTACTTTTCAATATAGTGGTGGAAAGAAAGTTTTTGCGTCCGGAGAAACCGTGAAGGTTGTGCTAAGCGGTGGTGATTATATCGTTACTGGTCCGAAGGGGTTCAAGAAGGCTTTGGATAATTCCCCAAAATTTGCTCCGAGTAGCGGAACAATAATGGAAGTGGTTAATTATATTGATAAGGGTGCTTCGGGTACTAACTACAATAAATTCCGCGGAAATATTATTGTGCAACGCGATAGTGCGGGGAAAGGTCTTTGGGCGATCAATGAATTAAGAACAGAGGATTATGTCAAAGGCTTGGCGGAAACATCGGACAATGCGCCAATTGCTTTTCAAAAAGCCCTGGCGGTTGCAGCGCGCACCTATGTTTTGAATCACACAACGTTGGGTGGTCGGCAACCACATAATGGTTTTGATATAACTAATACGCCAAATGATCAGTGGTATCGCGGGTATAACAATGAAAAAAATACACCGGAATTTTCCAGTTCGGTAGTGGCAACGGCCGGGCAAGTTCTTAGTTATAACGGAAAATTAATTCCCGCATTATATTTTTCCGGAAGTGATGGACGCACTCGTAGTGCGCAAGAAGTCTGGCATTCTTCAAAGTTTCCCTATTTGCAAAGCAAACCGGATCCGTATGGCGGTAAAACCTTGCGCGGGCATGGAGTGGGGATGAGCGGGGACGGCGCGGTTAATTATGCCCGCAAAGAAAACTGGGACTACAGAAAAATCCTGCATTATTATTACACCGACGTAAAACTCGAAAGAGGATATTAAGAATGGGAACAGGCTATCAGGCCGCCCATTTGGGCGAGCCTCGCCCCGATGGGCGGGGGACAGGGTAAAGGCGAATATAAATAAAAAAAACCCGGCGCGGTTGCGACGGGGGATATGGGTGTTTGTAAATTTGAGAAATATGTCAATATCCTATACCATACTAAAATGCAGGTGTTACAAAATCGACGCGTGCTTCTGCTTACAGAAGAATATCCTCCGGCTACCGGTGGAATACAAAATTATCTCTCGCAATTGATGGCGCAGCTTTCGCCTGCGCATACTTTTGTAATTACCCAAAAACGGGCTGATTCAGATGTTTGGGATCGGGAGCAAAAATATAAGATAGTGCGGGTTAATATGCACGGATTTTTCTGGCCTCGTTGGCAACCGGCATACAAAGCTTTAGAGAAGGCAGTGAAGGAATTTCAACCGGAAATAATTGTTTGCGGGAAAGCGCTATTTGAAGGACGAGCGGCGTTAAAAATTTGGAAAAAATATCAGATTCCTTATGTTGTTATGACATATGGAATGGAAGTGAATACATGGTTGGAGGGTGGGAAGACACGTCGTGATTTAAAAAATGTTTTAACAAATGCCACGCGTATTATAGTTATTAATGATCTGATCAAAAAGACGCTGATAAAATTTTTGGGGTCGGAAAAGGAAAATAAAATTGTAAAAATTTATCCCGGTGTGGGCGCGATGTTTATTGAAGAACTGAAGAAAATTAATCATTCCGATGCAAAAATAATTATTACCGTCTGTCGCTTGGTATCAAGAAAAGGCGTAGATGTTGTGATTCGGGCATTGCCGGAAGTGCTGAAAATTTTTCCACAAACAACTTATCAGATAATTGGCGATGGTCCAGAAAGGTCAAAACTCGAAGATCTTGTAGGTAAGCTCGGATTAAAAAAACAAGTAAATTTTTTGGGAAAAGTTACTGATAGTGAATTGTGGAAATCATTAAATGATGCTGATCTTTTTGTGCTTACACCGCGTGACGAGGCCGGCAATTTTGAAGGTTTTGGTATCGTATACCTTGAAGCCGCAGCGGCGGGGACGTGCGCTGTTGCAAGTCGCTCTGGTGGTGTGCCGGAGGCTGTTTTAGATGGTGTCACAGGTTTGCTTTGTGAACCTGATAATCCAAAAGACACAGCAGACAAAATAATTAAACTATTAAAAAATGACGAATTGCGAGAAAAGCTTAATGAGAATGCCCACAAAAGAGTCGTGGACGATTTCACATGGGAAAAACGCGCAGTGCTTTTTCGTGGTGTGGTGGAATCAGTGGTAACATCTAATAGGTTAAGGCAATGAGTGAACTCCGCACGACGCAAATCTGGGGCAGCTTGACCAAGGTTGTGACTTTAACACTGGGTGTTTTGCAGACTGTAATTATTTTGCATATTTTATCGCCGGCGCAGTATGGAATTATCGGAATTGTTACTGCCTTAGCGAGTCTTGTTGGTGTCAGCCAAAATGTTGGTGTAACCGACGCGACAATTCGGGAAATTGCCATGACAGATGATGTGAAACACCGTGCGCACATTTTTTGGGTTTCACTTTGGTTTAGAATGTTGTTCACTTTGCCAATTTCATTTGTGTTGGCATTGTTTGCAGGCTTGATAAGTACGTATGTCTATAAATTGCCTGATATGCAAACACTCATCTATATAATGAGCGTGGTTTTGGTTTTGCAGGGGATTCAAGGCGTGCTCGGTGGTGTTTTCTCCGGATTGCGCGTTTTTGGTTTGCTTTATGTGTTTCAAATGATTACCGCTGTTCTTAACATTATTATTTTTGCCACGCTGACTTATTTGTATGGCGTGACTGGATTTTTTATGGCGATGGTGCTATCGACAATCATCTTTATATTAATGTTGGCTTTTTATCTTCCGAAGGCGATTGGCGGACGGCTCGAACACCCGGGTAAAAACGATTTTATTATTGTTTGGAAAGATATTTTTCATACAGGATTTTGGACTTACTTGGCGCGGATTTTTTCCGTGGCATGGCAACAAGCGCCAATGCTCTTATTGGGAAAATGGACAACACCCGAAGTTGTTGGCTTATATAATGTGGCGTTGAGTTTTGGTTCGAAGCTGACTGTTTTGGCGGCCGCCATTGGTGAAGTGAATTTGGCATTCTTGAGTAATGCTTTTGCTAAAGGAAAAGAAAATTTCAAAGCATTGGCTGAAAAAACCTTGGACGAGGTAGGTGTGGTTTTATTATTAAGTGCTGGCGCGATGGCGTTGCTCTCTGATTTGTTGTTAAAAATTTTTGCCGGGTCGGCTTACGCACCTGCCTTATCTGTTACTGTCTTGGTTAGTTGGGCCTACGCTTTTTTTGCTTTCTTGGATATTTCAACCAACACGGTTTTTGTGCCATCGCGTCGTTCCCAATTACGCACACTTTCATTTGGTGTGTTAATCGTTGTAACTTTGTTGACGATGTTTGCTTTGCGTCAAAATCCGCTTATAGCCGCCGGGTGGGGTGTGTTTGTCGGCAGTACTTCTGCGGTAATTCTTGCCACAATTCTTTCACGAAAGTATTGTGAAGTTTCGATTGTGCCAAGTAAATTGATATTTGCGTTTATGTTTTCAATTATTCTTTTTGTGGGATCGCTTGTTTATCCGTCCTTGCTTCTTCGGGTGATAATGTTGATTGTTGTGGGAGCGATTATTGTTTGGGTTACTCTAGGACACTTGATTATAGGAAGATACAGGAAAGAAAGGATAAAGAATGAAGCGTGATGTAATTATTTTTGCCGGGGCGCTTTATGACAGCAAGCTTTGGACGAATCGCCAACAGATCGCGACGCGTCTGGCCGAACGTGGTCACAAGGTTTTTTACGTAGAGCCGAGACATTTTTGGTTAACAATGTTGTTGGGCCAATTTCCGGGCAGTGGCAGTCACTTACATTGGCTGTTCCGTAGTCACTGGCCCCACGAGGTTAGAAACAATCTTTGGGTTATTTCGCAATTCAATGTGATGCCTTGGTCGCGGGAAGTAAATTGGATTTCTTTACTTAACCACTGGCTAAACGCGCCAACGGTTCATCTACACGCATTTCT
This window of the bacterium genome carries:
- a CDS encoding SpoIID/LytB domain-containing protein: MVGKKCVLLTAVVVASFFVAIIRSADAATVLSLAEISSEFHTVYGRNPTNAELDYWKSRRADKKTAVAMLGAMYSAKAEVANIGTGTVTATGKDLAKYVSRAFQEVYGRLPKPAEKAWWATRAVCGGFKKYSDMIGSMKFHKASKVTMGAGGKEQFCAPKSTSETVGLNSNLGISGNKSGPFVRIGVYLAPKYVTIGSSNKFTFQYSGGKKVFASGETVKVVLSGGDYIVTGPKGFKKALDNSPKFAPSSGTIMEVVNYIDKGASGTNYNKFRGNIIVQRDSAGKGLWAINELRTEDYVKGLAETSDNAPIAFQKALAVAARTYVLNHTTLGGRQPHNGFDITNTPNDQWYRGYNNEKNTPEFSSSVVATAGQVLSYNGKLIPALYFSGSDGRTRSAQEVWHSSKFPYLQSKPDPYGGKTLRGHGVGMSGDGAVNYARKENWDYRKILHYYYTDVKLERGY
- a CDS encoding glycosyltransferase family 4 protein; translation: MQVLQNRRVLLLTEEYPPATGGIQNYLSQLMAQLSPAHTFVITQKRADSDVWDREQKYKIVRVNMHGFFWPRWQPAYKALEKAVKEFQPEIIVCGKALFEGRAALKIWKKYQIPYVVMTYGMEVNTWLEGGKTRRDLKNVLTNATRIIVINDLIKKTLIKFLGSEKENKIVKIYPGVGAMFIEELKKINHSDAKIIITVCRLVSRKGVDVVIRALPEVLKIFPQTTYQIIGDGPERSKLEDLVGKLGLKKQVNFLGKVTDSELWKSLNDADLFVLTPRDEAGNFEGFGIVYLEAAAAGTCAVASRSGGVPEAVLDGVTGLLCEPDNPKDTADKIIKLLKNDELREKLNENAHKRVVDDFTWEKRAVLFRGVVESVVTSNRLRQ
- a CDS encoding oligosaccharide flippase family protein, with the protein product MSELRTTQIWGSLTKVVTLTLGVLQTVIILHILSPAQYGIIGIVTALASLVGVSQNVGVTDATIREIAMTDDVKHRAHIFWVSLWFRMLFTLPISFVLALFAGLISTYVYKLPDMQTLIYIMSVVLVLQGIQGVLGGVFSGLRVFGLLYVFQMITAVLNIIIFATLTYLYGVTGFFMAMVLSTIIFILMLAFYLPKAIGGRLEHPGKNDFIIVWKDIFHTGFWTYLARIFSVAWQQAPMLLLGKWTTPEVVGLYNVALSFGSKLTVLAAAIGEVNLAFLSNAFAKGKENFKALAEKTLDEVGVVLLLSAGAMALLSDLLLKIFAGSAYAPALSVTVLVSWAYAFFAFLDISTNTVFVPSRRSQLRTLSFGVLIVVTLLTMFALRQNPLIAAGWGVFVGSTSAVILATILSRKYCEVSIVPSKLIFAFMFSIILFVGSLVYPSLLLRVIMLIVVGAIIVWVTLGHLIIGRYRKERIKNEA